Proteins found in one Paralichthys olivaceus isolate ysfri-2021 chromosome 19, ASM2471397v2, whole genome shotgun sequence genomic segment:
- the LOC109632391 gene encoding galectin-3: MDVSTSSNSQISALHSEALCGSCPSYGSAPQTNSLWPTLPPSGTGFPGWPGQPAQATPCWTGQPNSPCWTGTQTAQAPAPVSVPAPVQAVSPAPVLAPAPASGQPCNPCWPGTGYQPFQPPAPIQAQMPAPAPAPVPALAPTLIPVTAPAPAPAPAPSVHSRLPGWPATPGWPYNPGQSGWPGQNPSMMPLHWLPPTSGPLSVPYNLNLARGVYDKMMMTILGNVKPNAKMFTVNFLRGNDIAFHINPRFDEGGKQVVVRNHKLGERWGPEERDLKGPFPFAPGSPFEMKILCTQEAFRVAVNNIPLFEFQHRIRELNRVDRINILHDVVLTYVNVETLP; this comes from the exons ATGGATGTAAGTACCTCATCAAATTCTCAGATCTCTGCACTG caCTCTGAAGCTCTCTGTGGCAGCTGCCCGTCCTATGGTTCTGCCCCACAGACTAACAGCCTCTGGCCCACCCTGCCTCCGTCTGGAACTGGCTTCCCCGGGTGGCCAGGACAGCCCGCCCAGGCCACACCGTGCTGGACCGGCCAACCAAACTCACCATGCTGGACTGGGACACAGACAGCGCAGGCCCCTGCTCCTGTTTCGGTTCCAGCCCCAGTGCAGGCTGTATCACCAGCTCCAGTTctagctccagctccagcctcaGGGCAGCCCTGCAACCCTTGCTGGCCAGGCACAGGGTATCAGCCTTTTCAACCACCAGCTCCAATTCAAGCCCAGAtgcctgctcctgctcctgctcctgttcCGGCCCTGGCTCCAACTCTAATCCCAGTTACAGCACCTGCTCCCGcccctgctcctgctcccaGCGTCCATTCACGTTTACCTGGGTGGCCTGCCACCCCCGGCTGGCCCTATAACCCAGGACAGTCAGGGTGGCCTGGACAAAATCCATCTATGATGCCTCTCCACTGGCTTCCACCTACATCTGGACCTCTG AGTGTTCCTTACAACTTGAATCTGGCCCGTGGGGTGTATGACAAGATGATGATGACCATCCTGGGAAACGTGAAACCTAATGCTAAAAT GTTCACAGTGAACTTTCTGAGAGGCAATGACATTGCCTTTCATATCAACCCTCGCTTCGATGAAGGGGGCAAACAGGTGGTGGTCCGTAACCACAAACTGGGCGAGCGCTGGGGCCCTGAAGAGAGGGACCTGAAGGGACCCTTCCCCTTTGCTCCTGGGAGCCCGTTTGAG ATGAAGATCCTGTGCACTCAGGAGGCGTTCAGGGTGGCAGTGAACAACATCCCGTTGTTTGAGTTCCAACACCGCATCAGGGAGCTGAACCGGGTCGACAGAATCAACATCCTGCATGACGTCGTCCTCACCTATGTCAACGTGGAGACACTTCCATAG